Proteins encoded within one genomic window of Pedobacter africanus:
- a CDS encoding NUMOD1 domain-containing DNA-binding protein → MHEQNYPYQQLSLDDLNGELWKDIPGHEGYYMISNFGRIKRLERGGVDKRKVTYIIKPLILKPTVHRSLNTTTGDYRCLLRIGILRDSKIYTYSPARLVYYSFVEQFELANKELFVLYKDGDGLNLRPENLMLGTQKDKAALMDAAGRRGQAQRMTAKKREQYQKKIVRSTKQKGVNDVSRYSLTGQLLETYPGTKAAATAMGLSASHISSALRGNIRMLTAGGYLWRYGKDPYVDVKPILEKRWQYPSPFATLQKNIGQYNLEGELINAYSSVKEAAKAVNVRPQNIHRAISGKAFTSAGFIWKESTKAKISVKSLRNQVGVSNMAYLPEDKQVSQYDFDGKWIKTYATAAEASRVTGIAEGDIYSVVNNYRKITAGGFLWRRGSALRLNVNTLRKHPHYDRSALARHMKKKKMMNLVAEES, encoded by the coding sequence ATGCACGAGCAAAATTACCCGTATCAGCAATTGTCACTTGATGATCTTAACGGAGAACTATGGAAGGATATTCCCGGCCATGAAGGGTATTATATGATCTCCAACTTTGGCAGAATTAAACGACTTGAACGAGGCGGGGTAGATAAAAGAAAGGTTACCTATATTATCAAGCCCCTTATTTTGAAGCCTACTGTTCATCGTTCGTTAAACACTACAACTGGTGATTACCGTTGTTTATTGCGCATCGGCATTCTAAGGGATAGCAAAATTTATACTTATAGCCCGGCGCGCCTGGTTTACTATTCGTTTGTAGAACAGTTTGAACTGGCTAACAAAGAGCTATTTGTTTTATACAAAGATGGTGACGGACTAAACCTGCGCCCGGAAAACCTGATGCTTGGAACCCAGAAAGATAAAGCGGCCCTGATGGACGCTGCCGGGAGAAGGGGACAGGCGCAGCGTATGACTGCCAAAAAAAGGGAGCAGTACCAGAAAAAGATTGTACGCTCCACCAAGCAAAAGGGGGTGAACGATGTAAGCCGTTACTCGCTTACCGGACAATTACTCGAGACTTATCCCGGCACCAAGGCAGCTGCGACTGCCATGGGGCTGAGTGCTTCTCATATCTCTTCTGCCTTAAGGGGCAATATCCGTATGCTTACCGCCGGTGGATATTTATGGAGATACGGAAAAGACCCTTATGTGGATGTAAAGCCTATCCTGGAGAAACGCTGGCAGTATCCTTCACCATTTGCCACCCTGCAAAAGAATATCGGGCAGTATAACCTGGAAGGAGAACTGATCAATGCTTACAGCTCAGTTAAGGAGGCGGCCAAAGCGGTTAACGTAAGGCCGCAGAATATACACCGTGCCATCAGTGGTAAAGCCTTTACCTCGGCGGGTTTTATCTGGAAAGAAAGTACCAAGGCAAAAATTTCTGTTAAGTCCTTAAGAAATCAGGTTGGGGTTTCCAATATGGCGTATTTGCCTGAAGATAAACAGGTATCTCAGTACGACTTTGATGGCAAATGGATTAAAACCTATGCCACCGCAGCTGAAGCTTCGAGGGTTACAGGCATTGCTGAAGGCGATATTTATAGTGTAGTAAATAATTACCGTAAAATTACTGCCGGAGGTTTTTTATGGCGGAGAGGATCTGCGCTTAGGTTAAATGTAAATACCCTGCGTAAACACCCGCATTACGATCGCTCTGCTTTGGCCAGGCACATGAAGAAAAAGAAGATGATGAACCTTGTTGCAGAGGAAAGCTAA
- a CDS encoding GLPGLI family protein, protein MMKKLLTIIGICAGLSASAQGFLGKNTGRVQKTIDTASLRCYYLFSKKTEGADKVHRTDTMVLDIGPAVSKFYDPARLGRDSMLNAKLASIDPQTIKSVNVYKSDSGRDFSSMPGSTYTGTLEGESYQIIKDKRAQKITVLDYIDAIGDRYKYEDETGALPWKMSNETDTVAGYTCQKATLSFRGREYTAWFAADVPVPDGPWKFWGLPGLILKVEDTQGLFAFRMIGLQQLSASAPLPIKVDDSRSIKCTRAEFEQQKKKQTGGMLININGGAVVIAQSPRKTGYLPMETE, encoded by the coding sequence ATGATGAAAAAACTATTGACTATTATTGGTATATGTGCGGGCCTTTCAGCATCGGCACAGGGATTTTTGGGTAAAAATACCGGGCGTGTGCAAAAGACTATTGATACCGCTTCTTTACGTTGTTACTACCTGTTCAGCAAAAAGACGGAGGGAGCAGACAAAGTCCATCGTACGGATACGATGGTACTCGACATTGGCCCTGCTGTATCTAAATTCTACGACCCGGCCAGACTGGGTAGGGACTCTATGCTGAATGCAAAGCTGGCCAGTATAGACCCGCAAACCATTAAATCTGTAAACGTATACAAAAGCGATTCTGGAAGAGACTTTTCCAGCATGCCCGGATCTACCTATACCGGTACATTGGAAGGAGAAAGCTACCAGATCATTAAGGATAAAAGGGCCCAAAAGATCACGGTACTGGATTATATTGACGCCATTGGCGACAGGTATAAGTATGAAGACGAAACGGGTGCACTGCCATGGAAAATGTCAAATGAAACGGATACTGTTGCGGGTTATACCTGTCAGAAAGCCACACTAAGCTTCAGGGGAAGGGAGTATACGGCATGGTTCGCAGCTGATGTTCCGGTACCGGATGGTCCCTGGAAATTCTGGGGCTTACCGGGACTGATCCTAAAGGTTGAGGATACTCAGGGTTTATTTGCTTTCCGGATGATCGGCTTGCAGCAATTGTCAGCGTCGGCCCCCTTGCCCATAAAGGTCGACGACAGCAGGAGCATAAAATGTACCCGTGCAGAGTTTGAACAGCAAAAAAAGAAGCAGACAGGCGGTATGCTCATTAACATAAACGGAGGGGCTGTAGTCATTGCACAATCGCCCCGCAAAACCGGCTACCTTCCAATGGAAACTGAATGA